The Urbifossiella limnaea nucleotide sequence CTGACGAAGCCTAGCCCGGATATTTCACCAGTCGTGGTTGCTCGGTCTGTTGTGAGCCGGCGTGCGGCGTTTGTCCGGCGTCGGCCGCGCGGAGGCGCTCGAAGACGACGTTCCCCCTGACCCCCACCGCGGTGGAGGGGCGACGCCTCTCGAGTTGTCACCCGGCTACGTGCTGTCGTCGGCCCGCCGACGGGATTGCAGTTGCCTCGCCACCCGGACGAAGAGCGCTTGCCACACGTAACTCCGGGCGAACCGGACCACGAGCCGTCGCACGCTCGTCACCACCAGCGCGGCGACGCGGAACAGCCGCAGCCGAATGGTCCCGACCTCGGCCTTCTCCAGTTCGGTGCCGACCAGCGCGGTGCGGCGGATGTGCTCGACCAGCACGTAGGCCGCGGCCGCCATCAGCACCCGGAACGTGTTCGCCAGGAACGCGTGGCAACTCGTGCGGTCGGCGAACAGCCCGAGTTGCTGTTCCTTGATGCGGTTCTCCATGTCACCGCGGGCGCAGTAGACCTCCTCGTACAGCGTCCGGGCGTCGCCGGCCAGGTTGGTGACCACGTACCGTGGGTTCGACTTGCCCGCGTCGCTGCCGCGTAAATGCTCGGCCTTGACGATGACGCGGCGGGGTCGGTCCCAGGTTCCGGCGGCATAGCTGAGGGTGCCGAAGAAGCGGTGGCTCCGGCCGTCCAGGCGATGGGCCTCGGCCACCCAGCCCAGCCATTCCTGCGATTCCCGTTCCAGCACGGCGTTGCGGGCCAGGCCGAACAGGTAGCGGACGTCGTGCGAATCGCACCACCGCATCAGCCGCCAGCGGCCGAACCCGCTGTCGCCGCGGATGAGGACCTTCACGCCCGGCCACGCCTGCCGCAGCCGCGTCACCAGCAGCTTGAGGATGGCGCGGGCGTGGTGGTCGGCCCCGATGTTGGCCGGCCTCAGGTAGGCCACCAGCAGCCGCGAGCCGCAGGTGACGTACAGGGGCAGGAAGCAGTAGGCGTCGTAGTAGCCGTGGAAGAAGTGCTGCTCCTGCCGGCCGTGGATGGGGTCGTCGGTGGCGTCGATGTCGAGGGTGAGTTCGGCGGGCGGGGCGTCGAACGAGGCGACGAACTGGTCGACGAGGACGGCGGCGAGGCGGACGAGGTCGCGGCGGGTGATGCGGTTCTCGAGCCGGCACAGGGTGGGTGGCGAGGCGAGGTCGGCGGAGCCCTCGACGTCGGGGTGATCGGCGGCGGCCTGCCAGAGGGGGTCGTGTCGGAGGTGCTGGTGGTCGTTGAGGTCTTCGTAGCCGGCGGCGAGTCCGAACAGCCGCTGGGCGAGGAGGGTGGCCTGGGGGTGTTCGATGCGTTCGGGTGCGCGGGGGTCGTCGATGGCGGCGTCGAGCGCGGCCACCAGCCCGAGCTGGCGGTCGGCTTCGCGGAGGAGCACGAGCCCGGCGTCGGAGGTGAGGTGCCCGGCGGAGAACTCGGCGACGAGTTTGCGGCCGTGGACGCTGGTAAAGGAGACGGGTGCTGTGGTACGGTGTGTCACGGCGGTGGCTGGGGGCGAGGGAGGGAAAGTGGTGTGGTAACTCCTTCCCCTACCAAACCTTCAGCCACCGCGCTACTCGAATGGACTCCATGCCGGTGAAATATCCGGGCTAGCCGCCTTGCTTGCGCCTGCGTCAGCCCGAGTAATCCGGGCTGCTCGATCGTTGGAGGCGCCTCCACTTTATCGGCATCTTTGGTGTAGACCGCGTCACCGCGCCCCGGGCCGTGCCGGGTTCGTCGGACGGTTCACCGATGTCGTTGTCAAGTAAGACTACGTCGAAGGCGACGGGGCGCTCGAGAGCGCCGCCGGCCTGACGGCAGCGCGGGGCCAGGTCGCGTGAGTCGACCGCGGCTGATGACTGTGAATCGGGTACCGACTGATCCGGCCGCGCGAGTGGCGATGACGACGGACATCGCCGGCGGCTAACGGGTATCAGTCGCAGGTGTCCTGGGCCTCGACCGCGGGCGGGAGCGCGGCGCTCTACCCCATCATTCCGATCGAACCGTTCTCGGGCCTCGTGCAGCGCGCGATGTGTCGACTGACCAACGTCCGGTACTTCGTTCCCGCCGGGCGCACCTGTTAGATGCACCTGGTGTACGGGTGCCGGGCCGGCCCTCCTGCTGGTGCGCGCTGAGCGGAGCGTCGACCAACCGACGGATTTCCAGCCTAATAGGGTGAAGCCCCTCGACCGCGCCGGGCGCGACGCCTGACCGGGAGGACGTCAGGCTCTGATTGCCATGGTGACTCCACTGGGTCGCTCAGCGTCGAGGGTGGCGGCGTGTGCACGGTCGGCGGGCCGGCGCCGTACTCACCCGCCGGGCCGCCGTGGGAGCGTCGGCCGAGAAAGTTAATACAGAGCACAGAAAGGGCCGACCGCCAGTGACGGCCCTTGATGTGTGTTCCTGTGATAACAGGGAGACATCTATCCTCTAGGATGAGGGTTCGGTTTCGGAAGTTGCTGGCTGCCAATCATCGGCGGCTTCGACGGTTCAACTGATGACTGACCTGCCTTGGCCGCTGAGGTGCCTCTCTCCGAGCCCGAAAAGTCCCCCTGGATGCACCAGTGACGCGAGGGTGATCCGATGGCAGACGTGAGGTTCGTGGTAGCGTCCGTGCCGCGGTCCGCGGCCGCGATGGCGGAGCGCCAGGCCGTTCTCTGCCGGGTGTCAGGCAAGCGCGAGTTCCAAATCGACGCCGCGGTCGAGGCGGCTGCCAAGGCCGTACTCAGAAGGTGGAGGACCCGCCTCGCTCAACTGCGCGAGGCGGGGTGGGGGCCGATCCAGGGGTTGAAGTTCCAGTACGCCCGGAATTGCCCCCCGGCGGGCGTAGTCGCGCGCCCGGCCGACGGCGAACGCAGTTCGGTCCGGCCCTGCGGACTCACCGGCGTCTGCCCCTGGTGCTGGTCGCGGGACCGAGTCCTGGCCACGTTCGACCGGGTCTGGGAGGTGCTGTTGGCGACTGGCGACGCGCGCGCGGGCGAGGTTCCGGCCGAGCGGCCGAACCGGCTGCTCGTGCGGGTGGTCACCGGGGTCTCGTCGGCCCGGCTTCCGGGCGAGGCGATGGCGGCGGCTAGCTACCGGATTGACAAGACGGTCCGCACCCGGCGCGGCCTGCTGGTCGGCGGGTACCTCTTGGTCACCGTCCAGCCACGGCCCTCTGGAGGGTGGTCGTGGTCGATCCGGTCCCTTGTTCTCGCCCCGGCTGGGTACGAGAGCACCCCGGGGTCGGTCGAGGTCGCCCGCCCGACCCGCCGGACGGTGGCCGCGGCGGTGGCGAAGTTCGCCCGGTACCCGCTCGGCATGATGACCGCCGACCCGGGGCGGACTGCCGAGGTGCTCGACGCTCGCGGGCCGTTCCGGATGTACCGGGCGTTCGGCGCGTTCAGCCGCAACTCCGCCATCGGTCGCGGCGGTGACGGACGCGCCGAGGACGACGGACCGGCCGAGAGCTGACCGAAAGCAACTTCGGTGGGCCCCGCCGGCGACGCCGTCCCGCACTCCGCAAGGCTCCATGTCCGCCCACCCGACTCCTGTCGGCCCTCCCGTCTCACCGCGCCGCATCTTCTGGGTCCCGAACCCAGCGATGGGCATGGCGGCGGGAAACGGGGGCACGGCAACGGAAAGCCGCCTGCTCTGGTCGCGGTAGGGACGGCCCTTTCGGGCCGCCCCCCGCACAGATCCGGACGAGCGGAATTACCGCATCCGGCTCTTACCTCGGGTGCTTGGCGTCGAACCGCACGTTCGGATAGGGATGCTGGATCTTGGGTCGCGGAACGAAGAAGGCAATCAGCGGGCGGAACCGCTCCCAGTTCATCCGGCCCTTCTGGCCCCGGCGTCGTAACGCCTGAAGCCAGTGTCGGACCGCCTGCTCCCGGAACGCGGCCAGACTCGCCATGTTGCCCGGGACGGCATGGTAGGCGAAGTACCCCCGCACCACCCGGCCCAACCACTGGCCTTGCCGACCGAGGGGAGCGTGGCGGTGCTTCCGCAACGTCTCGCCGACCTCCGTCAGCTTGGCTCGGAGTCGCTTCTTCGCCGTCGTCCGTCGCACGATGAACCCCTCCTTCCCGTGCTTCCGCACCCAGCGGTGCGTGAAACCCAGGAAGTCGAACGATTCCCGCCGCCCTTCCCCCCGCTCCCATCGCCGCCAAGCCGCGAGCCGGCTGAACTCGATGAGCCGCGTCTTCTCGGGGTGCAGGCGAAGGCCGAACGTCTCCAACCGTTCCCGGAGTTCGCCCAGGAACTGTTCGGCCTCGTGACGATGCTGAAAGCCCAGGACGAAATCGTCCGCGTATCGGACGATGAGGACATCGCCCTTCGCGTTCCTCTTCCGCCACTGGTTGACCCACAGGTCCAGAACGTAGTGCAGGTACACGTTCGCGAGGAATGGTGAAATCACCGAACCCTGCGGCGTTCCGACCTCCGTCTTGGACCACTGACCGTCCTCGGACACACCCACCCTCAGCCATTTCCGGATCAGGCGGAGCATCCGACGATCGGCGACCCGGTGCTCGACGAACTTCCACAGCCATTCATGGCTCACGGCATCGAAGAACCCTTGAATGTCTGCGTCGATCACCCAGTTCACCTTCTTCCGCATCAGCCCCACCCAGAGCGCGTCCAGCGCGTCATGCGGGCCGCGCCCGGGGCGGAACCCATACGACAGGCCCAGGAAGTCAACCTCCCAGATCGCCCCGAGAACTTTCGCCACGGCCTGTTGGACCACCTTGTCCTCCAACGCCGCGACGCCCAGCGGTCGCATCCGCCCGTCGGCCTTCGGGATGAAGACACGCCGGGACGGCAACGCCCGATAGGTTCCCGCGTGGACCCGCCGGTGCAGGTCCACGACACGATCTTCGAGGTCGGCTTCGTACCGCTCCCACGTCACCCCGTCGATACCCGGAGCCGCCCCGCGCTTGAGCGCGAAGAAACTCTCGAACAGCAGCGGGATGGTGATGTGGTGCAGTAAGGCAGTGAACCTCGCCTTCTTATCCTTGCGCGCGACTTCACGCACACGTCCCAGATCCGTCGATGCGAGACCCCGGCTCTGCGTCCGGCTCGCAGTTTCACTGGTCGTGTTCCCCTCGGCGGGTGGCCTTCCCTCCCCCGTCTCCGCGGGTGGCACCAGCCCACCCTTGTTCGACGAGTTCTTCGGTACTACGCCGCCCTCCGACTTCCCAACCCCGTGCGCGCCAGAGGTGCGGCTTGTGGCCTTTTCTGGCCGACCCGCGATGCCCGATGCGGGTGGGGCTGGGATCTCCCGGTTCCCGTGCGAGGAGTTTCCACGCGTGTACAGGGTCTCCGACTGCGCGGGGTCCGACAGCGGCTCGCCTGTGACGTCGCCGTCGGTGTGGCCTTCCGCCTCAGCTAACGGCGTCGGCACCCCGGAGGACCTGATTTCGCAGCTCGATGGCTGACCCGCGTGTGCCCCTGTCAACGCTTCGCCGACGGCCTTGCGGCCGTCCACGCATGACTCGGGGTCGGGGTGGCTGGCTGGGCCTTCCCCGTGCGACTCTTCCATTCGCGACTCCTCGCCGGTTTAACCGGCGCACTAGCCGTCCGGTGAAATGACGCTCTCGGAGCCCGTTTCATGCCGCTCACCGGCCGGCGGTGCGGGTGCCGGACCGCTCACCCGGGCCTGTTTTCGGGTGATCCCGCCCCCAACCGGCGATATGCTCGGTCTTCATGTCCGACGTGACCAGCCTTCTGGATGCCGCTGCGGCCGGCGACCGCCAGGCCGCCGCCGCCCTGCTCCCGCTCGTGTACGACGAGTTGCGGAACCTCGCCGCCGCCCGCATGTCATCCGAAGCCCCCGGCCACACCCTCGGCGCCACCGCCCTCGTCCACGAGGCGTACCTGCGGCTGGTCGGGGACCAGCAGTTCGACGGCCGGGGGCACTTCTTCGCCGCCGCCGCCGAGGCCATGCGCCGCATCCTGGTGGACGCCGCCCGCCGCAAGGCGACCGTGCGGCACGGCGGCGATCCGTTCTCACCCCGACGCGAAGGAGAACGCGATGGCCGCCGTCAGGTGCCCTGCGGTCTGCGCCGTCGCCTCGGCCGGTGGGACTACCGACCCCAGGTCGGTCAGGAAGCCGTGGGCGATCTTCGCGGACTGGGGCGGGCGGCACGCGTGAGGGTGTTGCGTCCGGTGCCGGCCCAGGCCACGGACACGGCTGGCCACCTCGACGCCCGCGCTGTCGGCTCCCTGTGCCCGGTCGGCTCCCGGATGAAGGCCGTTAACGCCCGGCTCCACAGGCCCTCACTCGCGGCCCGCCGGGTGACTGCCTCCGGCTCGTCCTCCTTCTCGATGGAGAGGGCGCGCGTCATCACCTCTCGCGACACCTTGCCGTCGAGCCGCAGGCCCCGGGTTGCCCACCCGAGCCGGGAACAGCGTGTAGAGTCGAGCAGCCGGTACGCGAGCCCGCAGGAGGCCAGGGCCACAGCCCGGCCGAGGGCGGTGGACAGCATCCTGACCCAGCTGGTACGGTACCCGGGCCGGCCCTCTGCTACCGTTGACACTCGTGCGAATTTCTCCGGGCAGCCGGCGGCGGCGGGCGGATTCCATAATCGTGATGGCGCCTCCACTTTCATGTGCGGTGTCTCTGGCTCTACGGTCGCAACTCCTCCCTCCGCGAGGGGCCGGACGACCGGCGGCTTGTGCTCCGCACCCCCGCCCGCCCGACCGGTGTCGCGGTCGTTGATCCCCGAAGCGGCGGCCGCGGCCCGGCCCTTCGGCCGCCTTGCTAGCCCGGGGTCCGGCCCGTGCGTCGCCGGTCGCGGCGCCGCGACCGCCGCGACCGCCGCCCGGCGGGACCGGACGGGGCGGACGGCTGTGGCCCCCCACCGCCGCCGCGCTGAGGAGGGCCGCTGCCGCCGTCCGCCTCGTCCCTGATCCACCACTCCCGACTGCCGGGCGTCGGCCGCACCCCGCGCGGTCGTCCCGGCTCGGCAGCACGAGTCACCGCCCTTTCCGGGGCCGGGGCACAGCCGCAGCCCCCCGCACCAGGACCACCGCCCGCCCGGCGGCTCGGGGAGGGTCGCAGCAACTGCTCCAGGGCGGGCCGGGCGGTCGAGACACGATGGGGGGCGGGGGGCGGCTCCGCCGCCCGTCTGGCCGCACAGAGGAGGGGTAAGCCCCCCTGGGAGGGGCTGCCACACCCCCTTAAGGGGGCAACTGTCGCCGGGGCGTTCCTGGCGGGCGTCGAGGGCGTACGTGGTCATGGCCGATTGGGCGCCGCGCGTGAAGCTAGGAAAGATGGGGTGAGTGGAGTCGGACGCGGAGGGGCCGGAGGGGGGTGGCCGCGCCCCCGCCCTCCCCGTCGTCCTGGCGATGCCGGCCGTGATCCCGACGCCGCCGCACCGGCCGAGCGCGCGCCTGACGCCCTGCCTCTGGTCCGCTCCCTTCGGGGGATCGAAGCCCTCGGCCTGCTGCCCGCCGCGGCCCACGCTCGGGTGAAGGGGGCCGCGCCCTTCTGCTGCTAGTCGGTCAGCACTTTTGAGGTGCGGGGTAGAGCCGGCGGAGTTTGACCCGGGCGTCGGCCGTCGTGAAGCGCCAGTTCACTCCGACCTTCCGCTCGTTCCGCTCCTTCACCCACGCCGTCACCACCTGCCTCAGCCGCGCCGCCGACCCGATCCGGCGGTCCAGGCACTGACCCGACAGGGCGGCCAACTCGCACTCGGCCACGTTCAGCCACGACCCGTGCTTCGGGGTGTAATGCCACTCCAGCTTCGCGGCGATCCGCCGCGCCCGGTCCGGCTCGAACGCCTCGTACAGGCACCCCGGGTCGTGGGTGTTCAGGTTGTCCGTCACCAGGACCAGCTTGTCGGCCCCGGGGTGCCGCTCCTCGACCAGCCACCGCAGCACCTCGGCGAAGTCCTTCGCCGTCCGCCGGTCCGTCACCGTCACCTGCCGCCAACCCGCCAGCGGCTCGGAGATCATGAACAGGTTCGCCGTCCCCTCCCGCTTGTACTCGTAGTCGTACCGGGCCGGGGCGCCCGGGGCGGTCGGCAGGGGCTCACGGACCTCACTCACCAACTGCTTGGACGACTCGTCGATGCAGACCAGCGGCCGCTTCGGGTCCGCCGGCCGGTGGTACACCTCGATCACGTCCTCCATCCGGGCCACGAACTCCCCGCTCGGGCCGTCCGGCAGGCACCACTGCTCCTTCAGGTGCGGCTTCACCACGTTTTTTCATCACCCGCCGGACCGTCTCGGCCGAGACGGCGGGAACGACCTCCAGCTCGACCAACTTGTCGGCCAGCATCCGCAGGGTCCACCGGGTGCGCTCGTCCGGGGGCGGGGAGCAGGCGAGGGTGATGAGTCGGGCCTCGGCCGCCCCGTCCAGCACCCGCTCCCGACTCGGCTTGGCCTGGGCCTTCCGGGTCAGGGCGGCGGCCACCCCCGACTCGACGAACCGCTGGCGGACCCGCCCGACGGTGTCGGTGCTGACCTCCACGGCCTCGGCGATCCGGTCGTCCGTCCACCCCGGCCGGCCGTCGGCGGTGTCGGCCTTGAGCAGGATGCGGGCGTGGGCCACCTTCTGGGCCGCCGTCCGCCCGGCCGCCAGCAACCCGGTCAGCTCGACCCGCTCGTCGGCGGTCAGCGTCACGACATACTTCTTCACGCCGGAGTCCTCCCGATCGCCCCAGTGGAGCTGATCGGGGGGCTGTCCGCAACTCGAAAGCGTCAGCCGACTAGGGGGCGAAGGAGTCGACCGGGGAGATCATCGCGGCCGACCCGCTGCCGCGGGGCGTCGCGGCCGGCCGGCAGGAAGCCGGGCGGGTGGCGGGATGACCCGGCGCGGGAGGGGGCGACCGATCCGGGTCACTGAGCGGGCCGCCGGCGAAACGCCAGCGTCCAGTCGTTGAGGTGCATGCCCGCCAGTTCGGGGGGCGGCGGGACCGGGTCCGGCGGGGCGAGCGGGACCGGGTCGGTGAAGTCCCGCCCACGGGAGTCCAGGTGCTCAACAGCTTTACGGAGCAGCCGTACCGCGACCTGCCCGAGTGCTTTGCCGGGTGGATGGGCCGGGCGGAGCCGGCCTCCGGCGAGGTGTTCGAGCCGAAGACGGTGGTGGACAGGGTGGACGTGGCGGCGGACACCCGCATTTGCCTGGCGGCGGTGTTCGACCTGGTCGGGCGGGAGGTCATCTGGGCCGACATCGCCCTGAGCAAGCACCCGCGGTTCGCCAACCACGTCCGCGACAACCGGGCAAGGGCGCATTCGAGACGGAGCCC carries:
- a CDS encoding IS1380 family transposase — its product is MTHRTTAPVSFTSVHGRKLVAEFSAGHLTSDAGLVLLREADRQLGLVAALDAAIDDPRAPERIEHPQATLLAQRLFGLAAGYEDLNDHQHLRHDPLWQAAADHPDVEGSADLASPPTLCRLENRITRRDLVRLAAVLVDQFVASFDAPPAELTLDIDATDDPIHGRQEQHFFHGYYDAYCFLPLYVTCGSRLLVAYLRPANIGADHHARAILKLLVTRLRQAWPGVKVLIRGDSGFGRWRLMRWCDSHDVRYLFGLARNAVLERESQEWLGWVAEAHRLDGRSHRFFGTLSYAAGTWDRPRRVIVKAEHLRGSDAGKSNPRYVVTNLAGDARTLYEEVYCARGDMENRIKEQQLGLFADRTSCHAFLANTFRVLMAAAAYVLVEHIRRTALVGTELEKAEVGTIRLRLFRVAALVVTSVRRLVVRFARSYVWQALFVRVARQLQSRRRADDST
- the ltrA gene encoding group II intron reverse transcriptase/maturase, which produces MDGRKAVGEALTGAHAGQPSSCEIRSSGVPTPLAEAEGHTDGDVTGEPLSDPAQSETLYTRGNSSHGNREIPAPPASGIAGRPEKATSRTSGAHGVGKSEGGVVPKNSSNKGGLVPPAETGEGRPPAEGNTTSETASRTQSRGLASTDLGRVREVARKDKKARFTALLHHITIPLLFESFFALKRGAAPGIDGVTWERYEADLEDRVVDLHRRVHAGTYRALPSRRVFIPKADGRMRPLGVAALEDKVVQQAVAKVLGAIWEVDFLGLSYGFRPGRGPHDALDALWVGLMRKKVNWVIDADIQGFFDAVSHEWLWKFVEHRVADRRMLRLIRKWLRVGVSEDGQWSKTEVGTPQGSVISPFLANVYLHYVLDLWVNQWRKRNAKGDVLIVRYADDFVLGFQHRHEAEQFLGELRERLETFGLRLHPEKTRLIEFSRLAAWRRWERGEGRRESFDFLGFTHRWVRKHGKEGFIVRRTTAKKRLRAKLTEVGETLRKHRHAPLGRQGQWLGRVVRGYFAYHAVPGNMASLAAFREQAVRHWLQALRRRGQKGRMNWERFRPLIAFFVPRPKIQHPYPNVRFDAKHPR
- a CDS encoding IS630 family transposase (programmed frameshift) — encoded protein: MKKYVVTLTADERVELTGLLAAGRTAAQKVAHARILLKADTADGRPGWTDDRIAEAVEVSTDTVGRVRQRFVESGVAAALTRKAQAKPSRERVLDGAAEARLITLACSPPPDERTRWTLRMLADKLVELEVVPAVSAETVRRVMKKRGVKPHLKEQWCLPDGPSGEFVARMEDVIEVYHRPADPKRPLVCIDESSKQLVSEVREPLPTAPGAPARYDYEYKREGTANLFMISEPLAGWRQVTVTDRRTAKDFAEVLRWLVEERHPGADKLVLVTDNLNTHDPGCLYEAFEPDRARRIAAKLEWHYTPKHGSWLNVAECELAALSGQCLDRRIGSAARLRQVVTAWVKERNERKVGVNWRFTTADARVKLRRLYPAPQKC